From a single Raphanus sativus cultivar WK10039 chromosome 3, ASM80110v3, whole genome shotgun sequence genomic region:
- the LOC108846294 gene encoding uncharacterized protein LOC108846294 has translation MGQSCVFNVLVVSSLLLLVFFSTAMGRNLHTLQGVYSAAELSPSKDDSVRKMMELMDYQPVESNTNWNGFVAAPPPQSPPLS, from the exons ATGGGTCAATCTTGTGTCTTCAATGTTCTTGTTGTTTCCTCTCTTTTACTACTAGTCTTCTTCTCCACTG CCATGGGGAGAAACTTGCATACTTTACAAGGAGTTTACAGTGCGGCTGAGCTATCTCCCTCCAAG GATGACAGTGTGCGGAAGATGATGGAGCTGATGGATTATCAACCAGTGGAGTCTAATACCAACTGGAATGGTTTCGTCGCCGCTCCTCCTCCCCAATCTCCTCCACTTTCATaa